A region of Staphylococcus sp. IVB6181 DNA encodes the following proteins:
- the pheS gene encoding phenylalanine--tRNA ligase subunit alpha, producing MVQTEEMNQLKSEALADVSKAEDEKALQDVKVKYLGKKGSVSGLMKQMKDLSNEEKPKFGQAVNEVRQAIEQAIADRKQVLEQERLNQQLNEETIDVTLPSRKVKQGAAHPLTRTIQEIEDLFLGLGFEIVNGYEVEKDYYNFEALNLPKSHPARDMQDTFYITEETLMRTHTSPVQARTLEKRNGQGPVKIICPGKVYRRDSDDATHSHQFTQIEGLVVAENIKMSDLKGTLELVAKKLFGDAREIRLRPSYFPFTEPSVEVDVSCFKCGGKGCNVCKGSGWIEILGAGMVHPNVLEMAGFDSSKYTGFAFGMGPDRIAMLKYGIEDIRYFYTNDVRFLDQFKAVEDRGEA from the coding sequence ATGGTTCAAACTGAAGAAATGAATCAGCTGAAATCTGAAGCTTTGGCAGATGTGTCAAAAGCAGAAGATGAAAAAGCATTGCAAGATGTTAAAGTAAAGTACTTAGGTAAAAAAGGTTCTGTTTCAGGTTTAATGAAACAAATGAAAGATTTATCAAATGAAGAAAAACCGAAATTCGGTCAAGCTGTGAATGAAGTGCGTCAAGCGATTGAACAAGCCATCGCAGACCGCAAACAAGTGCTTGAACAAGAGCGCTTAAATCAACAATTAAATGAAGAAACAATCGATGTGACATTACCGAGCCGCAAGGTTAAACAAGGTGCAGCACATCCATTGACACGTACAATTCAAGAAATCGAAGATTTATTCTTAGGTTTAGGCTTTGAAATTGTGAACGGTTATGAAGTAGAGAAAGATTACTACAACTTCGAAGCATTGAACTTGCCGAAATCACACCCGGCACGTGATATGCAAGATACATTCTATATCACTGAAGAAACATTAATGCGTACGCATACGTCTCCGGTACAAGCGCGTACATTAGAAAAACGCAACGGCCAAGGACCAGTTAAAATTATTTGTCCTGGTAAAGTGTACCGCCGAGATTCAGATGATGCGACACACAGTCACCAATTTACACAAATTGAGGGCTTAGTTGTTGCGGAAAATATTAAAATGAGCGACTTGAAAGGGACACTAGAACTTGTAGCGAAGAAATTATTCGGTGATGCACGCGAAATTCGTTTGCGTCCAAGTTACTTCCCATTCACAGAACCATCTGTAGAAGTAGACGTGTCATGTTTCAAATGCGGCGGCAAAGGCTGCAACGTATGTAAAGGTTCAGGCTGGATTGAAATCTTAGGTGCAGGTATGGTGCATCCGAACGTATTAGAAATGGCTGGATTTGATTCATCTAAATATACTGGATTTGCCTTTGGTATGGGTCCAGACCGTATCGCAATGTTGAAATACGGTATTGAAGATATTCGTTATTTCTACACAAATGATGTTCGATTCTTAGATCAATTTAAAGCTGTTGAAGATAGAGGTGAAGCATAA
- a CDS encoding RNA methyltransferase, with protein sequence MEQITSAQNAKVKQANKLKKKKERDKTGLLLVEGTHLIEEAVKSRLTVKQLFVVEPERFDAALIDAAEEAYHINFKVAETLSGTVTPQGIFAVIEKPDVVSKVSEAKQVLLLDRIQDPGNLGTLIRTADAAALDLIVLSPGTADAYQDKVLRSSQGSVFHLPIVTQALPEFIESFEGPIYGTALEDAVNFNEEAAQEKFALLLGNEGQGVDPELLAHTTKRLTIPMYGDAESLNVAIAGSILIYKLKG encoded by the coding sequence ATGGAACAAATCACTTCAGCACAAAATGCTAAAGTCAAACAAGCGAATAAGTTGAAAAAGAAAAAAGAACGTGACAAAACCGGATTATTGCTGGTTGAAGGTACACATTTGATTGAAGAAGCAGTGAAAAGCCGCCTAACTGTTAAACAGCTTTTTGTTGTAGAACCTGAGCGCTTTGACGCAGCACTGATTGATGCTGCAGAAGAAGCGTATCACATTAATTTCAAAGTGGCAGAAACATTATCCGGAACAGTAACACCGCAAGGTATCTTTGCGGTAATTGAAAAGCCGGATGTTGTTTCTAAAGTTTCAGAGGCCAAACAAGTATTGCTGCTGGACCGTATTCAAGATCCAGGCAACTTAGGAACATTAATCCGTACTGCAGATGCGGCAGCTTTAGATTTGATTGTCTTATCACCGGGTACTGCAGATGCCTATCAAGATAAAGTCTTGCGTTCGAGTCAAGGCAGTGTGTTCCACTTGCCGATTGTGACACAAGCATTGCCTGAGTTTATTGAAAGTTTTGAAGGACCGATATACGGTACAGCTTTAGAAGATGCGGTCAATTTTAATGAAGAAGCGGCTCAAGAGAAGTTTGCTTTGTTATTAGGCAATGAAGGACAAGGCGTAGATCCAGAGTTATTAGCACATACTACAAAACGTCTGACAATACCGATGTATGGCGATGCAGAAAGTTTAAATGTTGCGATTGCCGGAAGCATTTTGATCTATAAATTAAAAGGTTGA
- the rpmF gene encoding 50S ribosomal protein L32 has translation MAVPKRRTSKTRKNKRRTHFKLSVPGMTECPNCGEYKLSHRVCKNCGSYNGEEVVSK, from the coding sequence ATGGCAGTACCAAAAAGAAGAACATCTAAAACTAGAAAAAATAAACGTCGTACTCACTTCAAATTATCAGTACCAGGTATGACTGAATGCCCTAACTGTGGTGAATACAAATTATCTCACCGCGTTTGTAAAAACTGTGGTTCTTACAATGGTGAAGAAGTCGTTTCAAAATAA
- a CDS encoding DUF177 domain-containing protein codes for MKWSITQLRKYQGKPFEFDQTVNFNHLIDKLGLIDLSEIRVKGQLDVKSNEVVADMHLTGAYTMEDARTLEPVKVPIDIETTEIFDSEGHEYSDGEDDENEHYHLAVSGMIDLRDIAEELVIIEKPIRAVADDSSIDDMLQGGHGWDVIDEDQLEESEQAEANDSKTVDPRLQKLQQFYDEKQ; via the coding sequence ATGAAATGGTCAATAACGCAATTAAGAAAATATCAAGGTAAGCCTTTTGAATTTGATCAAACAGTAAATTTTAATCATTTAATTGATAAACTAGGACTTATAGATTTATCTGAAATCCGAGTTAAGGGTCAACTTGATGTCAAATCAAATGAAGTTGTCGCAGATATGCATCTCACAGGTGCTTACACTATGGAAGATGCACGTACATTAGAACCGGTCAAGGTTCCGATTGATATTGAGACAACGGAAATATTTGATTCAGAAGGTCATGAATACAGCGACGGCGAAGATGATGAGAATGAACATTATCACTTAGCTGTCAGCGGAATGATTGATTTACGTGATATCGCAGAAGAGCTTGTCATCATAGAAAAGCCTATCCGAGCAGTGGCAGACGACAGCAGTATCGACGATATGCTGCAAGGCGGTCACGGTTGGGATGTTATTGACGAAGACCAATTAGAAGAAAGTGAACAAGCAGAAGCAAACGATTCTAAGACAGTCGATCCAAGGCTTCAAAAATTACAACAATTTTATGATGAAAAGCAATAG
- a CDS encoding nucleotidyltransferase has product MKCAALITEYNPFHNGHAYHVEQARQIANADVTAAIMSGQFVMRGQPAIYNKFLRTQMALSSCDLVVELPAFAALSAGEYFAEMGVKVADYLNCDALVFGSESGSIKDFEHIALQLNHIEEHPEFQTKQREGKSYPRIINELLGEPHLLQTPNNILGLSYVQAIHNFAPNMTPYTIKRHQSQHHHPIISHRQFASGTAIRKSLENEDRLFESVVPAAVKQLYNKPHLTVEDCFPYLKYAILRASPEELQHIHTVSEGFEHRLKAQILHSQSFDQLMSQLKTKRYTYTRIQRMLMNILLNFKQAEKQDNVSAVRILGMNEKGQAYLKSLKQQFPDRHYITNVNQSTAPYFKHEIQATTVYNWISGETQDDFNTPVIRVQSE; this is encoded by the coding sequence ATGAAATGCGCTGCACTCATTACAGAGTATAATCCCTTCCATAACGGGCATGCTTATCACGTTGAACAAGCACGTCAAATCGCAAATGCAGATGTCACTGCGGCAATTATGAGCGGACAATTTGTCATGCGAGGCCAACCTGCAATTTATAATAAATTCCTGCGAACGCAAATGGCCTTGTCTTCTTGCGACCTTGTCGTCGAATTACCTGCTTTTGCGGCACTTTCTGCAGGTGAATACTTTGCTGAAATGGGTGTGAAAGTTGCAGACTATCTGAATTGCGATGCCTTGGTCTTTGGAAGCGAATCCGGCAGCATCAAAGATTTCGAGCACATCGCCTTGCAACTCAACCATATCGAAGAACACCCTGAATTTCAAACAAAGCAGCGAGAAGGCAAAAGTTATCCTAGAATTATCAATGAATTATTAGGAGAACCGCATTTGCTTCAGACACCTAATAATATCTTAGGTCTCTCATATGTACAAGCTATACACAATTTTGCACCGAATATGACGCCTTATACAATTAAAAGACATCAATCGCAGCACCATCATCCGATCATTTCGCATAGGCAATTTGCCAGCGGTACAGCCATCCGCAAATCGCTTGAAAACGAAGACCGATTATTTGAATCAGTTGTTCCTGCAGCTGTGAAACAGCTTTACAACAAACCGCACCTTACTGTTGAAGATTGCTTCCCTTATCTCAAATATGCAATTTTACGTGCTTCGCCAGAAGAACTGCAGCACATTCACACAGTCAGCGAAGGATTTGAACATCGTTTAAAAGCACAAATTCTGCATTCACAAAGCTTTGATCAGTTGATGTCTCAACTTAAGACCAAGCGCTATACTTATACCCGTATCCAGCGTATGTTAATGAACATCTTGTTAAACTTTAAACAAGCAGAAAAACAAGACAATGTATCAGCGGTTCGTATCTTAGGTATGAACGAAAAAGGTCAAGCTTATTTGAAATCGCTCAAGCAGCAATTTCCAGATAGACATTATATTACAAACGTCAATCAATCGACTGCCCCTTACTTCAAACATGAGATACAAGCAACTACGGTATACAATTGGATATCAGGCGAAACCCAAGATGATTTCAATACACCGGTAATTAGGGTACAGTCAGAATAA
- a CDS encoding ornithine cyclodeaminase family protein, protein MQVYSETTVQQHYPMAQAIEDIENVFRHLDDIQTAQRTVIPTGDGAKSMLYMPCVDTAKQLGTIKITSITPENPQHHLPTTQAQIVITQLQTGEHTAVIDGSYLTRLRTGALSGIATKYMSREDAHVLGMIGTGGMAYEQFLGNIAVRDIDTVVLYNRTTEKAEAFKARILKDYPDLTVKVEENVADLVKQADILNCQTPSTAPVFNADDIQPGTHINGIGSYQPAMKELDNRIFPQAERVVVDDLEGVKDESGELIDADANGTFTFDQISDELKTLSLNGQSYRKTDEGITVFKCVGAAYFDLAVAIGAYNQLK, encoded by the coding sequence ATGCAAGTTTATTCAGAAACAACCGTTCAGCAGCATTATCCGATGGCACAAGCAATTGAAGATATTGAAAATGTCTTTCGTCATTTAGACGATATTCAAACTGCACAACGTACTGTCATTCCTACAGGCGATGGCGCAAAATCTATGTTATATATGCCTTGTGTGGATACTGCAAAGCAGCTCGGTACTATTAAAATTACTTCTATTACACCAGAGAATCCGCAGCATCATCTGCCGACGACACAAGCACAAATTGTGATTACTCAACTCCAAACCGGAGAACATACGGCAGTCATCGACGGCAGTTACTTAACACGTCTGCGTACAGGTGCATTAAGCGGTATCGCAACGAAATACATGAGCAGAGAAGATGCACATGTATTAGGGATGATCGGCACAGGCGGTATGGCGTACGAACAATTTCTCGGCAATATAGCCGTCCGCGATATCGATACGGTTGTATTGTACAATCGTACAACTGAAAAGGCTGAGGCGTTCAAAGCACGTATCCTTAAAGACTATCCGGATTTAACCGTTAAAGTAGAAGAAAATGTGGCAGACCTTGTCAAACAAGCAGATATTTTAAATTGTCAAACCCCTTCTACAGCACCTGTGTTCAACGCTGATGATATTCAACCTGGTACACATATCAACGGTATCGGTTCTTATCAGCCAGCGATGAAGGAACTAGATAATCGTATTTTTCCGCAAGCAGAAAGGGTTGTCGTAGATGATTTAGAAGGTGTCAAAGATGAATCTGGAGAATTAATTGATGCAGATGCGAATGGTACGTTCACATTCGACCAAATCAGCGATGAATTAAAGACCCTCTCGCTGAATGGTCAATCGTATCGCAAAACAGATGAAGGTATTACTGTCTTCAAATGTGTCGGCGCTGCTTACTTTGATTTAGCTGTCGCAATCGGCGCTTACAATCAATTAAAATAA
- the coaD gene encoding pantetheine-phosphate adenylyltransferase, translated as MAETKAVIPGSFDPITYGHVDIIERVAQRFDEIHICVLKNSNKSGTFTVEERIALIEASVADIPNVQVHQFNGLLVDFCDQIGAKTIIRGLRAVSDFEYELRLTSMNKKLNSDVETLYMMTSTNYSFISSSVVKEVAQYKADISEFVPPPVERALREKFGK; from the coding sequence ATGGCTGAAACAAAAGCAGTAATTCCAGGTAGTTTCGATCCAATTACATATGGGCATGTGGATATTATCGAACGTGTTGCACAACGCTTTGATGAGATTCATATCTGTGTATTAAAGAATAGTAACAAATCGGGCACATTTACTGTAGAAGAACGCATCGCTTTGATTGAAGCTTCTGTAGCGGATATCCCGAATGTTCAAGTCCACCAATTTAACGGGTTGCTGGTAGATTTTTGCGACCAAATCGGTGCGAAAACAATCATTCGCGGATTACGTGCAGTCAGCGACTTTGAATATGAATTACGTTTAACATCTATGAATAAAAAGCTGAACAGTGATGTAGAAACACTCTACATGATGACAAGTACTAATTATTCATTTATCAGTTCGAGCGTAGTAAAAGAGGTTGCACAATACAAAGCGGATATTTCTGAATTTGTACCCCCACCGGTTGAAAGAGCATTAAGAGAAAAGTTCGGAAAATAA
- the rsmD gene encoding 16S rRNA (guanine(966)-N(2))-methyltransferase RsmD yields MRVIAGLHKSKPLESLEGRNTRPTMDKVKESIFNSLHEVTGIGLDLFAGSGGLGIEALSRGIDKMIFVDQNFKAVKVIKSNLKSLDLMKQSEVYKNNADRALKALAKREIQFDLIFLDPPYEKGLIDEALVKIAEFNLLKKSGIIVCEFNHKENIDIHTFKLIKRYHYGLTDTMLLEKGEHDG; encoded by the coding sequence ATGAGAGTGATTGCAGGACTGCATAAAAGCAAGCCGTTAGAAAGTTTAGAAGGGCGTAATACACGTCCGACAATGGATAAAGTAAAAGAAAGTATCTTTAATAGTCTGCATGAAGTAACTGGTATCGGTTTAGATTTATTTGCGGGAAGCGGAGGACTCGGCATAGAGGCATTATCTCGCGGTATAGACAAAATGATTTTCGTGGACCAGAACTTCAAAGCTGTCAAAGTTATCAAATCCAACTTGAAAAGCTTGGATTTAATGAAACAATCAGAAGTATATAAAAACAATGCGGATCGTGCATTGAAAGCCTTAGCGAAACGCGAAATCCAATTTGATTTAATCTTTTTAGACCCGCCTTATGAAAAAGGGCTGATTGATGAAGCGCTTGTTAAAATTGCGGAGTTTAACTTATTGAAGAAAAGTGGTATCATCGTGTGTGAGTTCAACCATAAAGAAAACATTGATATTCATACTTTCAAGTTGATTAAACGTTATCATTATGGATTAACAGATACTATGTTATTAGAAAAAGGAGAACATGATGGCTGA
- a CDS encoding DUF2129 domain-containing protein, producing MTEIIPRTSLIIYLKHMKHERHIRKYGHIIYSNRTRKYVVMYINENDADRIVNRLMKLKYVRHIDGSPYKYLKKTYEKEKYEIN from the coding sequence ATGACAGAAATCATACCTAGAACCAGTTTAATTATATACCTTAAGCACATGAAACATGAACGTCATATTAGAAAATACGGGCACATTATCTATAGCAACCGCACACGTAAATACGTTGTCATGTATATTAATGAAAATGATGCAGATCGTATTGTAAACCGACTCATGAAATTAAAGTATGTGCGTCACATTGATGGTTCTCCTTATAAATATTTAAAGAAAACGTATGAAAAAGAAAAATACGAAATCAATTAG
- a CDS encoding glycerophosphodiester phosphodiesterase: MVKISRLIRNSAAGAAGIFSGLILFSKFKGQPESHPIPPFFTRKSHYIFAHRGGMALRPEQTKLAFDNAKDYEVDGFETDVRVTSDEKLIVFHDATVDRTNNGSGKVREHRLDELQRLDAGYHFKDINNDTPYRNHPDAKILTFDELLELYPDMLINVDLKDSPDSYEGTIAPELLFESIARHDAQDRVLVTSFYQDQIARFSEFSLGTVAVGASQEEVTVGLAKFFTGLGNMFEVQANTFQMPTSYNGIPLTSQRLIQWLNSRNIVPGYYGVNSIDLMSDLFNKGTHTIVTDRPDLAYQYRQNQSQH, encoded by the coding sequence ATGGTAAAAATAAGTAGACTTATCAGAAACAGTGCAGCAGGTGCTGCCGGTATATTCAGCGGACTTATCTTATTCTCTAAATTTAAGGGTCAACCTGAATCTCATCCGATTCCGCCTTTCTTCACACGTAAATCCCATTATATTTTCGCACATCGCGGCGGAATGGCTTTACGTCCGGAACAAACGAAACTTGCATTTGATAACGCCAAAGACTATGAAGTCGACGGCTTTGAAACAGATGTCCGCGTGACAAGCGATGAAAAATTAATCGTCTTCCACGATGCGACAGTAGACCGTACGAACAACGGTTCAGGCAAAGTGCGCGAACATCGTTTAGATGAATTGCAGCGCTTAGATGCAGGCTATCACTTTAAAGACATTAATAATGACACACCTTACCGCAATCATCCGGATGCGAAAATTTTAACTTTTGATGAACTCTTAGAACTTTATCCGGATATGCTGATTAATGTCGATTTAAAAGACAGTCCGGATTCATATGAAGGTACAATTGCTCCGGAATTATTATTCGAATCGATTGCGCGTCACGATGCACAAGACCGTGTCTTAGTTACAAGTTTCTATCAAGATCAAATCGCCCGCTTCTCTGAATTCAGTTTAGGCACTGTCGCTGTAGGCGCTAGTCAAGAAGAAGTAACAGTCGGCTTAGCTAAATTCTTTACCGGACTCGGCAACATGTTCGAAGTACAAGCCAATACGTTCCAAATGCCTACAAGCTATAACGGCATTCCATTAACATCTCAACGTTTAATTCAATGGTTGAATTCACGTAATATTGTACCAGGCTATTATGGTGTGAACAGTATTGATTTAATGAGCGACTTATTCAACAAAGGTACACATACCATTGTGACCGATCGACCGGATTTAGCTTATCAATACCGTCAAAATCAATCGCAGCATTAA
- a CDS encoding YlbF family regulator: MINTEVIDVLDHVDAVSDMILQSDIYHAYRLARQEMNEDETAQAHYQTFMKNKVQYDEVMRFGKYHPDYQTVSRATRKSKRDYEMVPSVMAYKQKEVELQNLVDEVITIIATSISDNVKIEVGNPFFRTDMHGCSTGGSCQCQVHA; the protein is encoded by the coding sequence ATGATAAATACTGAAGTCATTGATGTTTTAGACCATGTAGATGCAGTGAGCGATATGATTTTGCAGTCTGACATTTATCATGCTTATCGTCTGGCACGACAAGAGATGAATGAAGACGAAACAGCACAAGCACATTATCAAACGTTTATGAAAAACAAAGTGCAATATGATGAAGTGATGCGTTTCGGCAAATATCATCCAGATTATCAAACGGTATCGCGTGCAACAAGAAAAAGCAAACGTGATTACGAAATGGTGCCATCTGTCATGGCCTATAAACAAAAGGAAGTAGAACTTCAAAATTTGGTAGATGAAGTGATTACAATCATCGCAACTTCTATTTCAGATAACGTTAAAATCGAAGTCGGCAATCCTTTCTTCAGAACGGATATGCACGGCTGCAGTACAGGCGGCAGCTGCCAATGCCAAGTACATGCATAA
- a CDS encoding CAP domain-containing protein, with the protein MRNLIIKVVGVLLLITFLIYLFYSPRLKFDVLENPNKKTPTKTEQTQKKVEQAENPKPKSGIGTWVNNDISGLTKKFGQADRVYEYYDDYKNYVFRENNQYYIVTTKNNIIKSVYATGTKADIEPIKISEDASSIFENTSINPEPTVNANGKQYDLELSDEDMKTQMLIKYGNTYAQVYIDQQTNKVVGVRFLDAEALVMFNPYQMTKSSDEKTIENKHKNVPYEQNVNQLMTLYEVTNQIRHLKGLKPFKVNNDLSHIASVNLYESTNNKNVEFTEGALKQQLDDRDIKFKSVGQNVGYDFNDVPTLLHSWLNSDIHRSRILNTQYTEMGGDVMDGYYTLIFIEE; encoded by the coding sequence ATGAGGAACTTAATTATTAAAGTGGTAGGAGTGCTGCTCCTCATAACTTTTCTTATCTATTTATTTTATTCGCCTCGGCTGAAATTCGATGTGTTAGAAAATCCGAACAAGAAAACGCCGACGAAAACTGAACAAACACAAAAGAAAGTAGAACAAGCAGAGAATCCGAAACCTAAATCAGGTATCGGGACTTGGGTGAATAATGATATTAGCGGTTTAACTAAAAAATTCGGTCAAGCTGACCGTGTTTATGAATATTATGATGACTATAAGAACTATGTATTCAGAGAAAACAACCAATATTATATTGTGACGACTAAAAACAATATTATTAAATCGGTCTATGCGACAGGTACTAAAGCAGATATCGAACCGATTAAAATCTCAGAAGACGCTTCTAGTATTTTTGAAAATACGAGCATCAACCCTGAACCTACAGTCAACGCAAATGGTAAACAATATGATTTAGAACTTTCAGATGAAGATATGAAAACACAAATGCTGATAAAATACGGCAATACTTACGCCCAAGTTTACATTGATCAGCAAACCAATAAAGTTGTAGGTGTACGTTTCTTAGACGCAGAAGCGCTGGTAATGTTTAATCCTTATCAAATGACGAAGTCTTCAGATGAAAAGACAATTGAAAACAAACATAAAAATGTGCCGTATGAACAAAACGTAAACCAATTGATGACGTTATACGAAGTGACAAACCAAATCCGTCACTTAAAAGGATTAAAACCGTTTAAAGTCAATAATGATTTAAGTCATATTGCTTCAGTAAACTTATATGAAAGTACTAATAATAAGAATGTTGAATTTACAGAAGGTGCTTTAAAACAACAATTAGATGATAGAGATATCAAGTTCAAATCTGTTGGCCAAAACGTCGGATATGACTTTAATGATGTACCGACCTTGCTGCACAGTTGGCTGAACTCGGATATACATCGTTCAAGAATCTTGAATACACAGTATACTGAAATGGGCGGAGACGTCATGGATGGTTATTATACATTAATCTTTATTGAAGAATGA
- a CDS encoding DUF420 domain-containing protein: MSLPILPTISTSCIQICAALVIVGWYLIKKRKIEAHKKVMLTAAFFALTFFVIYASRTFFIGNTAFGGPAWLKGYYHFFLIFHIALSTVGGLMGLFQIITAFKDKFNLHRKVGPWAAIIWIFTAFTGIIVYILLYVMYPGGETTSLFKATFGF; encoded by the coding sequence ATGAGTCTACCTATATTGCCGACAATAAGTACCAGCTGTATTCAAATCTGTGCAGCGCTTGTTATTGTTGGGTGGTACTTGATTAAAAAACGTAAAATTGAAGCGCATAAAAAAGTCATGTTAACAGCTGCTTTCTTTGCTTTAACATTCTTCGTAATTTATGCGAGCAGAACATTCTTTATCGGGAATACCGCATTCGGCGGTCCCGCATGGTTGAAAGGTTACTATCATTTCTTCTTAATCTTCCACATTGCATTATCGACAGTGGGCGGATTAATGGGATTATTCCAAATCATTACAGCATTCAAAGATAAATTTAATCTCCACAGAAAAGTGGGCCCTTGGGCTGCAATTATTTGGATTTTTACAGCTTTCACAGGAATCATCGTATACATCTTGTTATATGTTATGTATCCTGGCGGAGAAACAACTTCATTATTCAAAGCTACTTTCGGCTTTTAA
- the cyoE gene encoding heme o synthase, producing the protein MDKGHTLSTSSSRVTLKELKAIIKMGLVQGNLIPTFTGSWLAIALANHSFLSSLPQILLMMIGSTLIMGGACALNNYYDQDIDRIMPSKQSRPTVNDRISNKNLLILSFGMMVLGEILLFILNIPSGVIGLMGIIGYVSFYSIWSKRHTTWNTVIGSFPGAVPPLIGWTAIEGQLSLTAIALFLVVFCWQPIHFYALAIKRQDEYSLAKIPMLPSVKGFNRTRVGMFVWLIALLPLPLLLTNLGTVFVVLATLLNLGWIYLGLTSFKKNFNQKKWTTLMFVYSLNYLVLFFALAVVISLINMI; encoded by the coding sequence ATGGATAAAGGACACACTTTGTCGACAAGCTCGAGCCGTGTAACCCTTAAAGAACTGAAAGCAATTATTAAAATGGGGCTGGTTCAGGGGAACTTAATTCCTACGTTTACAGGATCATGGCTGGCGATTGCATTAGCGAATCATTCCTTCCTATCATCTCTGCCGCAAATTCTGTTAATGATGATTGGTTCAACACTCATTATGGGGGGCGCATGTGCACTCAATAACTATTATGACCAAGATATTGACCGCATCATGCCGAGCAAACAGTCAAGACCAACAGTCAATGACAGAATTTCAAATAAAAATTTATTGATTTTAAGTTTTGGAATGATGGTACTAGGTGAAATTTTATTATTCATCTTAAACATACCATCAGGTGTTATCGGTTTAATGGGGATTATCGGTTATGTCTCATTTTACTCAATCTGGTCTAAACGCCATACTACTTGGAATACTGTTATCGGGAGCTTTCCTGGTGCTGTACCGCCGCTAATCGGATGGACAGCGATTGAGGGACAACTCAGCTTAACAGCAATCGCATTATTCTTAGTTGTATTTTGTTGGCAGCCGATTCATTTCTATGCATTAGCAATTAAACGCCAAGACGAATATTCGTTAGCAAAAATACCTATGCTTCCATCGGTTAAAGGCTTTAACCGTACAAGAGTAGGCATGTTTGTATGGTTAATCGCATTATTGCCTTTACCATTATTGCTTACAAACTTAGGCACGGTGTTCGTTGTATTGGCAACACTTCTTAACTTAGGTTGGATTTATCTTGGATTAACAAGCTTCAAGAAGAACTTCAATCAAAAGAAATGGACTACTTTAATGTTTGTTTACTCACTTAACTACTTAGTGCTATTCTTTGCTTTAGCAGTAGTAATTTCTTTAATCAATATGATTTAA